In one window of Procambarus clarkii isolate CNS0578487 chromosome 63, FALCON_Pclarkii_2.0, whole genome shotgun sequence DNA:
- the LOC138354516 gene encoding mucin-22-like, giving the protein MVDTVVVDTVMVDTVIFDIVVVDAVMVDTVVVDTVGVDTVMVDIFVVDSVVVNTVVVNTVGVDTVMVDIVVVDAVMVDTVVVDTVGVDTVMVDIFVVDSVVVNTVVVDTVGVDTVMVDIVVVDAVMVDTVVVDTVGVDTVMVDIVVVDTVVVDTVMVDIVVVDTVMVDTVVVDIVVVDTVVVDSVVVDTDVVDTVVNDTVVVDIVMVDTVVVDTVVVDTLMVDIVVVDSVVVNTVMVNTVMVDTVVVDTVVVNTAMVDTVMVDCCG; this is encoded by the coding sequence ATGGTTGACACTGTTGTGGTTGACACTGTTATGGTTGACACTGTTATTTTTGACATTGTTGTGGTTGATGCTGTTATGGTTGACACTGTTGTGGTTGACACTGTTGGGGTTGACACTGTTATGGTTGACATTTTTGTGGTTGACAGTGTTGTGGTTAACACTGTTGTGGTTAACACTGTTGGGGTTGACACTGTTATGGTTGACATTGTTGTGGTTGATGCTGTTATGGTTGACACTGTTGTGGTTGACACTGTTGGGGTTGACACTGTTATGGTTGACATTTTTGTGGTTGACAGTGTTGTGGTTAACACTGTTGTGGTTGACACTGTTGGGGTTGACACTGTTATGGTTGACATTGTTGTGGTTGATGCTGTTATGGTTGACACTGTTGTGGTTGACACTGTTGGGGTTGACACTGTTATGGTTGACATTGTTGTGGTTGACACTGTTGTGGTTGACACTGTTATGGTTGACATTGTTGTGGTTGACACTGTTATGGTTGACACTGTTGTGGTTGACATTGTTGTGGTTGACACTGTTGTGGTTGACTCTGTTGTTGTTGACACTGATGTGGTTGACACTGTTGTGAATGACACTGTTGTGGTTGATATTGTTATGGTTGACACTGTTGTGGTTGACACTGTTGTGGTTGACACTCTTATGGTTGACattgttgtggttgacagtgttgtagttaacactgttatggttaacactgttatGGTTGACACTGTTGTGGTTGACACTGTTGTGGTTAACACTGCTATGGTTGACACTGTTATGGTTGACTGTTGTGGTTGA
- the LOC138354517 gene encoding probable serine/threonine-protein kinase clkA translates to MTTGQEGSTGCCNVNVNHNNVNHNSTNQHSVNHNSDNHNNVNHNNVNHNSVNHNSVNHNSVNHKNVNCNNVNHNNVNNNSVNHNRVNHNSVNHNSVNQHNVNHNSDNHNNVNHNNVNHNSVNHNNVNHNSVNHKNVNCNNVNHKSVNHNNVNRNNDNHISVNHNSVNHNSVNHNNVNHNNVNHNNVNHNNVNHNSVNHNSVNHNSVNHNSVNHNSVNHNSVNHNNVHHNSVNHNSVNHNNVNHKSVNHNSVNHNNVNRSNVNHKSVNHKSVNQTASTTAVSTTTASTTTMSSTTMSTIAVPTNTASTTTVTTTTIVNHNSANHNSVNQNSVNHNSVNHNNVNHNSVNDNNVNHNSINHNSVNHNSVNHNNVNRNSVNHNSVNLNIVNHNSVNHNNVNYNNVNHKSVNRNSVNHNNVNHNNVNHNSVNHKSVNHNNVNRNSINHNNVNHNSVNHNSQP, encoded by the exons ctgctgcaatgTCAATGTCAACCACAACAATGTCAACCATAACAGTACCAACCAACACAGCGTCAACCACAACAGTGACAACCACAACAATGTAAACCACAACAATGTCAACCATAACAGTGTCAACCACAACAGCGTCAACCACAACAGTGTCAACCACAAAAATGTCAACTGCAACAATGTCAACCACAACAAtgtcaacaacaacagtgttaacCACAACCGTGTCAACCACAACAGTGTCAACCATAACAGTGTCAACCAACACAACGTCAACCACAACAGTGACAACCACAACAATGTAAACCACAACAATGTCAACCATAACAGTGTCAACCACAACAACGTCAACCACAACAGTGTCAACCACAAAAATGTCAACTGCAACAATGTCAACCACAAAAGTGTCAACCACAACAATGTCAACCGTAACAACGACAACCACATCAGTGTCAACCACAACAGCGTCAACCACAACAGTGTCAACCACAACAATGTCAACCACAACAATGTCAACCATAACAATGTCAACCACAACAATGTCAACCACAACAGCGTCAACCACAACAGCGTCAACCACAACAGTGTCAACCACAACAGCGTTAACCACAACAGTGTCAACCACAACAGCGTCAACCACAACAATGTCCACCACAACAGTGTCAACCATAACAGTGTCAACCACAACAATGTCAACCACAAAAGTGTCAACCACAATAGCGTCAACCACAACAATGTCAACCGCAGCAATGTCAACCACAAAAGTGTCAACCACAAAAGTGTCAACCAAACAGCGTCAACCACAGCAGTGTCAACCACAACAGCGTCAACCACAACAATGTCATCCACAACAATGTCAACCATAGCAGTACCAACCAACACAGCGTCAACCACAACAGTGACAACCACAACAAT TGTCAACCACAACAGCGCCAACCACAACAGTGTCAACCAGAACAGTGTCAACCACAACAGTGTCAACCACAACAATGTCAACCACAACAGCGTCAACGACAACAATGTCAACCATAACAGCATCAACCACAACAGTGTCAACCACAACAGTGTCAACCACAACAATGTCAATCGTAACAGTGTCAACCACAACAGTGTCAACCTCAACATCGTCAACCACAATAGCGTCAACCACAACAATGTCAACTACAACAATGTCAACCACAAAAGTGTCAACCGTAACAGCGTCAACCACAACAATGTCAACCACAACAATGTCAACCACAACAGTGTCAACCACAAAAGTGTCAACCACAACAATGTCAACCGTAACAGCATCAACCACAACAATGTCAACCACAACAGTGTCAACCACAACAGTCAACCATAA